The sequence below is a genomic window from Ciceribacter thiooxidans.
AAGACAACTTTTGGGCGACGAATGTCCCGATGTCGCTTCTGCATTTCCGCAAGCGACGCGGAGGATTTCCCATGTATATCGCCAAGTTTGCAGACTTGACCGCTGGCTGTCTGTTAGCCCTTACCCTCGCCACACCCGCCTTCGCCAGCACGACTGTCAATGTCGATCTCTGGGATAACGGCGGGACATGGGACTTGTCGCAGAACATGCATCGAGGCATGGGCATGCAGGGTGGGATGATGATGACCATGATGGGCGTCAAGGTCGACAAGGCAATCGTTCCGGCCGGAAAGGTTACCTTCGAGGTCAAGAATGTCTCAA
It includes:
- a CDS encoding plastocyanin/azurin family copper-binding protein; its protein translation is MYIAKFADLTAGCLLALTLATPAFASTTVNVDLWDNGGTWDLSQNMHRGMGMQGGMMMTMMGVKVDKAIVPAGKVTFEVKNVSKETIHEMLVAPIKDANATLPFIEKENRVDEEASGDLGEVSELDPGQTGALTLDLKPGLYILFCNVPGHYTAGMWTTVEVK